The DNA window GGGATCGTTTGAGAAGGCGAGTCGTTGGGCGGCGGCGGCGACGCGGCGTTCTCGGACGTACCGGGCGGGGCTCATGCCGAGTTCGGCGTGGAAGCATCGGGTGAAGTGGCTTTCGCTGAGGCCGGAGCGTCGGGCGAG is part of the Phycisphaerae bacterium genome and encodes:
- a CDS encoding helix-turn-helix transcriptional regulator, which produces LARRSGLSESHFTRCFHAELGMSPARYVRERRVAAAAQRLAFSNDPIDLIAETTGFANRFHFSRIFRQLMGVPPAAYRRQQIV